The following DNA comes from Salvia splendens isolate huo1 chromosome 17, SspV2, whole genome shotgun sequence.
CTAATATTTCGTATGATAAATTTACAATTAGAAATAACTTAAAAATTTAGTATTTGCAATGCATCTTATTTTTTAGTCTTACATACTTCGTGGATAGGAAAGAACATTCCGAACTATGCTAAACTAaaattgtttattatatttctaaGAAAAGTATTTATTCTAATTTCTAAGCAATTAGATAGAAAAGATGTTTTTATAGGAAGTATAATtaggaaaagaaaagaatattAAAAGCTTAGGaatctaaaaatgttgtttgCATAATTAAAAGATTCATCAACATATAATTGACTACTTAAAGTCATGATGATACTTATTTGATTGAATCATTCATTTCAAAATGAGTATTTTCTATGAATCATTGACTAATTAGAACGAGTTATGTTTTCATGCGCTCTATTAAATCTGCGAATAgagaattttatatttgaaaagaatatatgtacatatatttTGAAATCATCAATGTCATGAGTAATGATTATGATAAATTAAGTTATTTTAGTACTTGCATCAATATGCACACTAGGAAACATATTGCAGttttgtactagtatattattatatgaaaaaaatCCACTAACATAAGCATGCTATGTAATAATATTGCTTCTGTAACAAGCCTAGCATGCTATGAGACCTGCATGCTatgtaataattaaaaattgtattaacattttattagatatataaatataataaagataaattataaataaaaacaacataCTGACCCTGTAGAATAATATCTTAAATATAACATTTTTGGATCTCTACTTCAAATAGAATATATAATATCTTAGATATAATTTCATTATTGtctaaacaaacaaaaaatagaattaatatAACGAATCCAAACGTATTCAATTATTCATTTCCTTgctgaaattttgaaataatttaattttagcaTCTACTGAAGCCATTGTCCAGCCCATTTAATTGGAAGCCCAAATCAAGCCCATTTTAATCCACTAACAAAAATAACATATCTGCATCTTCTCCTTCCCGTTGAGTAACAGATTTCTCTCTACCATTCCCAAGTCTTCTCCTTCGCCGCCGGCACCTGCGCATTCTTGTAAATTTTCAGTATTCTCGTGGATGACTGTAACAGGGACTCATTTATTAGGGATTTCCGAGCAACAATGCTGTCGAGGACAACGCTGATTGCgtccactttctctctctacttccCACATAAACCCATCCGCCGTAGTTTTCCCCTTGCTGCTCCTACTCTCCGCCGCCTTCTCTCCCTACCCTCTCTCAAGCTTCTGCCACGTTTTTCGACTCTGAGCCCGCTCTGCTCtacctccgccgccgccacaaCTATTGAGCCCTGCTACTTATCGTGTTCATTGCCGGAAAAGAAGCCTCTCAAAGTAGCTGTACTTCTCAGCGGCGGCGTAGACAGCAGCGTCGCTCTCCGCCTACTCCACGCGGCTGGCCATTCCTGCACCGCCTTCTACCTCAAGATCTGGTTCCAAGTTTGTTTTCTCCATTTCTATCATTTTTAATTGTATAGTCAATTGATTATGCCCTTGCTAACATCCAATTGTCAGTTATTCGTGGTTAATTGCTGTTAAATTCTTATGTTTTTCTCATTTAAGCTCAGTTTGTATGGTTTTCAAACATGAATTGAGGGAATGGATTGCCTTAACTTGATACCAATTTACCAGTTAGGGTGTACAAGAGGAGTATGGTGATAAAGTAGCTGCAATTGTATGATTTCTTCATATTTTGATGCCTGATAAATTTATTGCAATCTAGTTATCTGATTAATAATTACCTCGAGTCAAAATCAACTATATGCAGGTCGATATAAGTTAATAAAAGAGTCATTTCTCTAGAAAGCTTGATTTTGATATGAGGCaactcataactttaaaactcAGAATCAAGCTTCTACCTATGTATAGTTATAAAACGATTTAAGCCTGAAGCTGTTATTTTTCTGGTTTACGCCCTACGTTCCGTTGCCCTTGGGGAAACTTTATCCTTTTTCGATTTTCTGTAACTAGGCCATACCTCGGCTATTTTTTATAGGTTAGTCATGCTTGTGAAAGTGTATCCAATCCATGCAGGCTTCTGTTTATTGAGAATAATTGTCTAAAGTTCACTATTTTAGTTCCTTTGTGCCTTTGTGTGACCTATATACATTACCTATTTGTCATGCTTTTAAAACAAAATGTCAGTTCTACTTATTGTGAGATATTATCTTTATTATAGGAAGACTTTGAGAACTTCTGGTCTGAGTGCCCATGGGAAGAAGATTTGAGATATGCAAAAGCCGTTTGTGATCAGGTTATGTTCCTGTATTTATGAATGATGTGATCTAATATGTTTGCCATAGTATGTTTATTAAACCTTCCGATTTTGTTCATTTTTGATATTATGAGAATGAGAAATACATACAGCCAGAAAAACTAATTTAAAGATGCATTAAAACCAGTGATAATTTTTCTGTTCACACAGTGGTGTATGTTGGACTATATAATGGAAATGGTAAAGCATTCTTAAGTCAGCTCCTGACACTTCCTTGTGGCAAATGCGTTTCTACTGGCACAAGGCACAGGGGGTGctatcattttatgaatatGATCATCTTCCCCGCATAGCTGGATGAATCACATGTTTGTTTAATGCAATAGAGGTCTTTTGTCAAATCCAGGTTGTTGTTATCTTTAATGttgatattattaattgtaGTGTATGTTTTATTGCAGGTTGATGTACCTCTGGAAGTTGTCCATTTGACAGATGAATACTGGAATAATGTGGTgaatattttgtattttctttttcttgttcaGGACTTCAGCTTTCTTCAGCTTTTACTAGCAATGCCAATATGCCAATCCCAACATCCACCAATCAGTCAGATAATCCCTTAGTTCCGATAGTGAAGTTGTATGCTCCTGGTTCTGGACTTCACTTTTTAGTTCTACACCTATTTCTTCACATATCACTACCAGCAACCAGCATCTTTAAGAATCCATgtgctttcatttttttttggtttctgAGCTAAATTATCTTTCGCATGTGCGCATTTTATAGGGGAATTATTTTTTGGACTGAAGAATCTTAGACGCGGACCAATATTGCCCGAGTTTATATACTTTTCCCTTATGTCCTTAAGGTTTTGTTATGTGTAGGTGTAATTAATAGGCATACACTGGAGAATACCAGATACTGTATCTCCACCACCCTTTTCCAAGTCTTCATAGGCAATCATAAATTAGTGGGTCCTGCTTTGTCCTGATTTTTTCTATACTTCGTACTTAAGTGTAGTCCGCTAGCTCCTCCAtaactcattttataaaataataaacctAAAGTTTAGATGAAGAAAGGGAATAATGTATGAAGTTTAATCTTCAGGTTTCCTACATAATAGATGAGTATCGATACGGCCGGACTCCAAACCCAGATGTCCTCTGTAATACAAGAATAAAATTCGGTATGCTTGCAAAATATCCTTATTCACGTTCCTTATGCTTGTTATAATGCTATTATAGTTTATAAATGGTTTTGTTGTAGGTGCATTCGTGGATGCCATAAGTGGTATGGCATTTGATTACATTGCCTCTGGACATTATGCAATGGTTGTTCACCCAAATAGTGATAATAAAGATGAGCCGTCTGCTTTGAGATTGtcaaaagatatggtaaattgAGTGGTAAAACATGTGTTTACCTTTTAGTTCATTATGATTTGAAAGTAGCTGGTATCAGCTTCTTACTGTTGTTTAGGTAGTCAGTAGTCTCACAATCTACCTAACTTATGTTTCAGGTTAAGGATCAAACATACTTTCTTTCACACCTTTCACAGTCACAGCTTAAAGGACTTATCTTCCCTCTTGGATGCATTGAAAAGGTCTGGTTGGAATTTTATGTGGCCATATCAAGATATGCGTGTGCTATTTTGTTTTCTCTAGAAGCTGTTTTATGATTCCAAAATAGATTTCTATGGATTATTTTTCTCTATATTTCAACAATATTTTTTTCCGATATTACTTAACTACTTACATTGATCCTTTAGGAAGAAGTGCGCCAGCTTGCCAAAATATTTGGATTACCCAACCGGGACAGAAAGGATTCACAAGGAATATGCTTTCTAGGAAAGGTAGTTTTGCCGTCATTGCAGATATCTATGAAGATCATGCATGCACATTAAGTTTGTTGTCGAACAACTTGATATTTGCTGGAGATTTATGAATCACTAGCTGTTTAGCCATCTGGCTTGCCTACACGCCTATGTGTTGTTATGAACCTTTTATCGTCCTTCAAAATTCTGCATTATAAATATTCCTGTGTGCTTGGCCACAGATTAAGTTTAGCGAATTTGTTGCTAGACACATTGGAGAGGAGGAAGGTTTGATACTAGAAGCTGAGACCGGAGATTTCCTCGGGAATCACCGAGGCTTTTGGTTCTATACAATTGGCCAACGTCAAGGGTTACGTCTTCCTGGTGGACCTTGGTAAGAAATCTCCTTAAGTTCTGACTGTTGGCTCATGCTTGATACAAACTTCTTTACTTACTGCCCCTAGTTTCTTAAATGCCGCTCTTTCTCATTTCAAATACACTAGTAAGATTCGTGATTTTTTAATTACTTGATCACAGGTACGTTGTGGAAAAAGATGTAGAAAATAATGTAGTATTTGTATCAAGAAACTATTTTTCAGTTGACAAAAGAAGACGCCAATTTCGAGTTGGGTCCTTGAGATTTTTTAGCGGTTCTCCTCCAAGGATCACTCAACTTCAGTGCAAGGTATTTACATATGTTGAAATCCCCTCACATAGGAATTCGAGATCGAGTATCTCACTTTAAATTGAGTATCCCTTTCCCATAGTTTCCTGCTAGGGTTGGAAATACTATATGTTACATCCATGTAGTTGAGTCCTTGGGTTTCCAAAATAGTAACAAAAGAAGTACTTCGAATGATTGCTATTTCACTCGGAAGAAGTGAGATAGTTGAGCCCTTTTTGTGGCCGGTATCAACTACTACATGCATATTCGTTCAACCTTAAGACAGGCTAGCGTAATAATCAGTGGATGTGAAACCCTTTTCAGGTTAGACATGGGCCTAAATTATACAATTGTGATTTGGCTATACAAGTTGATGAAGACGACGACCATGAAATTGGAGTTGTGAAATTGTACGAAGATGATCAAGGTCTGGCAGCTGGGCAGTTTGCTGCCTTCTACCAAGAGTCGAGCTGTATTGGATCTGGTGTGATTTTGGAGTCATGGGACGATCAAGGCTTTCCCGTTTGTGGTAAGGCTCTAGAGATTGCAAAAATGAAAGATAAGTCGAAGCTGGGGAAGCCAGTTAAGATAAAAGTTGTAGAACAGAGTAAGCAAGAGGAGGAAGCTATTCTTCATCAGTGAAACAATGATTTTTGAAGGTGTTGTAGATCATTGTAGTGGTTACGTATATTATTCGAATGTGTTCCCAAAATAAGATATATAGCTTAAATTTTATCTTAGGAGTATGGAAGTATATAAGGTACAGAGAGTCGATCGAAATTATTTATATGTAGACCTTGTTTTTATGTATAGACATAAACTATTGGAGTTTTTATGTATAGACATAATCTATTTCCAATATTACTACTTTTTTGTGTTTCTTGTATACTCGACttaaatttagttcaaaatttttaaatatactcCATTTTTCAAGGGTAACTTAAATTTAGTTCaagttttttaaatatattccaTTTTTCGGGGGTAATTATATCCATGTTTATACAAAAATCAATGTATTTAGTGGGGCCTTTTAATTCCATTTGTCAAAGAATCACTAGTGGAACATACCATGTTATATTGCCATATGGTATGCTTTGACCATCGAATATATTCTCCGTTATCAGATCAATATGATCAATTTTATGATTGGCCAAGTTGggtaattattgaaataaataCGTTgctttagaaataaaaatagaataggaAAGTTATCAAGCGAAATAATCTTTAGTTATAAATGAATATACGAATAAGAAATGTTATGTATAATTAGGAACGAAAATTATGCTACAAAGTGCATATGTTCTCGAAATAGTAGCGGAATAGTAGTTCTGCAGTAACatagcaaaaataaaaataaagttttgatttttgacCTATATTATGCACATGGTACATAGATTTTTAGTTTTACAATTATATCAGTCTCACTAAGAATCTAAAAAGATTTTGCACCAAAAGTAAATGTTTAGCAGCATATAAACACATATCTACATCACGTTGTTTTCAAACAATAGTAATCAACTTTAGATATCGATCGCATGAAAGATGAAGCAATATATTTCGATGAAATTTCTAGCTTTTCCTGCTTATCCTATGTTTTCTCATTCCAAGTTcgaatttttatataatatcaatatttttttgttagataatcataatttaatacattaatcttttatttttgtagatGAAAGTATCGTGTGTTGAAGCATGAACTTGCTTAGCTTCCTATGTAAATCCGTTATGTGGGACACAGAGAGTCAAAGCATGCACAGAATGTGTGAGATATCGTAAGTTGAGTTAGTTCTATTCGATGCAACAAAAGTACCATTTCATACAAATGTGTTTGCGGGTTCGAGTGTCCACCCTAGTTGATTTCACTAATTGGCTTGTATTTTCTCGTTTTCAATCTGttgagaaaaataaattatagtagATAAGAAGTACTACtacttttattattaatgtaatatagtactattaaattCGTGTTGTCCTCAAAGATTTTTTTTGTAgaagatggagggagtatgatgtTATTTACGATATATGATTTTGGTTGACATTTGAAAGTATCATGTAAATAAGAGCTATGCACAATGTCAATATCTTTATTAACTAAAGTATTAAAGCAAATCGATAGTTTAATATATCATCCGTCTCCGAAAAATAattccatttttttcattttgagatATCCATAAAAAATTGTCAcgactaaaaatggaaagtttttcTCAAACTATTAACACTATTCTAGCCACATTTTCATTTCACTTTCGTACTTTATCCATATTTTCTACTTctgttttatattttattcattttttttaattctcttttatttattcattgTTCATTAAAAGCGACCATCCATGAGACAGGCTATTTTTGACAGATGAAGGGGTAATTAATAtgcaatttaaaattgatataCAAACCTACCATTTgacataaatttatatattaattgacAAATTACCCATTTGGTAATAGTCAAAGATCGAGAAAAATCAAATATTATTtaagaaaacaattaaataaggagtaataaataagtATGTTATATATACCTCGTGAAATTGTTGGAAACTAAAATTTCAGTAATTatgatataataataataataaaaaaatacttacaTAAAATTGCTTACATGTTTTCATATCAATATGATCACTATTTATGATTGGCCAAGTTGAAGTCTATACGCTGCTTTAGAAAAAAATTTTGAGTATCAAGCAAAATATTCTTTcgtaaataaatgaatatacaATAAGGAATACTATTATTAGGGAtgagcattcgggtttcggttcgattttttgCCTAAATCGAAccaaaatcgaaaaaccgaatttagttcaaaacccaaaatgaagcgaacccgaaaaaccgaaaccgaactTCAAAAACCgaaattaatatacatatatataataaaatattatatagaatatattaaaagaatatatattatataatataatatattaaattaatagaatatatatatgagAGCATTAAGCTCCTATTGCCTATAGTGTTATGTTCCAACATAATATTAACCATTAGATTAAGATTTTGGACGGATTATATTTGTAGGAGATGTGATAGTCTGTGTTACATTACTAGGTCGATTTGGTACATTATAGGGGTAGAATTGGAATCACACACAAATGGCAATCAGTTTTAAAACTGCATGTCCATGATTTTAGGGGGATTTATTAAGTGATGATACACCTTCCccattatatgaaaattaaatCAATCTCATTCTCCTCATTCCGCTTCACCCTCGCTTCTCCTCCGAAAAAACCCTAACCACCTCTTTGAAGTCGGAAAAGCTCCAATCAACACTGATTCAATCCCCGACGACGACTCTCAGTAGTTCGCATACTGATTTTCTTCATCTCAACGCGTGTTGACGATCGACCATACATCATCTTACAATCGCTTACTCCTTGGTCAGTAATAAGTTAATTTTCGGTCAACTTGTAGTCGATTCAACATTGAGGAAACTGATTTTAGTTGGCTAGTTGCggggaaatttttttattttggttttagtAATTCTTTGATGAAtccatttagtttgattttaattGAATGAGTTGTTATTGAGATCCAATTTTGTCAAAATTGAATCTTGATACAGTTAATGTGGTCATTTGCTGTGCATAGTTGTGTGTTTCTATGAAATTGAGAATCAATTTACAAACTCATACATCATTACTGTACTAAAATAAAGAGGAAGAGAATTCTAAAAAATGGTGACGAGAGCCAAGAGCCAAAACACAGGGAATCGAATGTTTTGTTACTACATTATTCTGTGTTATGGTATGATCTGTTACATTTGTAAATTTTTTGAGTTACATTTTCTGCTCTATTTGGTCATCCGTATCTTCTTTCAAACGGCATATGCACATTATTTAACCCAATATTTACATTACTTTATATTGATGTGCTACATTATTTTGTGTTATGGTATGATcgattacattttttttattttttatgtacattatttactcaAATTTTTACATTATTCACTACGGATGTGCTACATTATTGTGTGTTATATAATGTTGTGTTACATTAATACACTTTTTTACTTACATTAC
Coding sequences within:
- the LOC121773580 gene encoding tRNA-specific 2-thiouridylase MnmA-like; this encodes MLSRTTLIASTFSLYFPHKPIRRSFPLAAPTLRRLLSLPSLKLLPRFSTLSPLCSTSAAATTIEPCYLSCSLPEKKPLKVAVLLSGGVDSSVALRLLHAAGHSCTAFYLKIWFQEDFENFWSECPWEEDLRYAKAVCDQVDVPLEVVHLTDEYWNNVVSYIIDEYRYGRTPNPDVLCNTRIKFGAFVDAISGMAFDYIASGHYAMVVHPNSDNKDEPSALRLSKDMVKDQTYFLSHLSQSQLKGLIFPLGCIEKEEVRQLAKIFGLPNRDRKDSQGICFLGKIKFSEFVARHIGEEEGLILEAETGDFLGNHRGFWFYTIGQRQGLRLPGGPWYVVEKDVENNVVFVSRNYFSVDKRRRQFRVGSLRFFSGSPPRITQLQCKVRHGPKLYNCDLAIQVDEDDDHEIGVVKLYEDDQGLAAGQFAAFYQESSCIGSGVILESWDDQGFPVCGKALEIAKMKDKSKLGKPVKIKVVEQSKQEEEAILHQ